TTTTACCAGAGAAGTCAGGAATACATCCATCTGCAGGATTTGTACTTACCGCATTATCACCTTCCGCACAAGGTAATGTACCACCACCTGGAGCAAGGTTGGCAACATTTGGCGTAAAGTCTTTGTAGGTCGCATCAAGGTATGCATAGCTACCACCAAACTCAAGATTATCTGTTGCCATCCACGCAAACTCAACTTCCAAACCTTGAATATCAGCCGACGCCGCATTCTCAGTGATAAATTCACCGAATGGGTTGGTTGGGTTATCCGCTAACTGAGCGAAACGAGTAACCTGCAAATCGCTGTAGTCGGTGTAGAACAAGGCCGTATTTAACTTCACAGTGCTATCAAACAGGAATGACTTGAAACCAATCTCATAGTTAATCGCGGTTTCTTCGTCATAAGATTGAACTGCACGCTCTGGTGTTGATGGAGAACCAATGTAACCACCAGACTTAAAGCCGTTAGAGATGCTACCGTAAATCATCACATCATCCATTGCTTGCCAATCCAATACTACACGACCAGAGACATTGCCCCAATCATCTGAATCCGTTACCCAGAAGTTTTCCTGAATAAATACGCCTGCAGCAACAACACCATCGTCGATATCACCACCAAATTCGACATCTTTCTCTTCATAGGAATAACGCAAACCTGCGGTTAACTTCAGGTCGTCATTAATTTTATAAGTCCCCTGACCATATGCCGCCCAGCTAATACTGTCATTGGCCTGAATAGACTTACTGATAATAAAGTTGCTAGGAATACGGGTTGCACCCGGCGCATAATCAATTTGCTCCTGTGGAATAACATTGAAACCACAGTTAGGAATACAGAAGCTCTCTGTACGGTCGATTTTCTCTTTGCTGTAGAACAAGCCAACTACCCAGTCAAACTTCTCGCCACCAGGAGAAACCAAACGCAATTCCTGAGTAAACTGCACGGTACGTTCAACAGCCGTGTCAGTTACGTCACGACGGAAACCGAATTGAGGGTCAACCGCAGGGTTAAAGCTAGACAAACCAGGTAAACCTTCAGAATCTTCCCACCACAAGAAATCACTTTCACGATAAGAAGTAATAGAAGCAAAGGTAAAGTCTTCTGTTTCCCAGTTTACTTTCAAGGCATAACCTTCAACGGTTCTGTCTGTCGCACCAATTTCATCGTTTGCAGCCAGATATGGATTACCCGCAGAACCAAAAGCCGCATCAACCGCCAATGGGTTGTTTGCGTTGTTGTCGACAGAATCCCCTGCAGAACCAACTGGTACACGATAGGTATCGCCAATATCGTCATCCGCACCATCAACCGTCAACACGAAGGACAAATCATCGGTCATGAAATAATGAAGCTGACCACGCCACGCCATGGTTTCACGATCATCATGAGTTTCGCCAGTATGAATATTGGTAATATGACCATCGTAGTTACGGTTACTAAATGAGAACTTACCCAGCAAGTTTTCACTTAAACCACCACTAATCATACCACCCAGATCGAAGCGACCGTACTCACCAACGGTTAAGCGTCCGCGAGCAGTGACATCTTCGGTAGGTTTGGAAGTAATGAAGTTGATAGAACCCCCAATGGAGTTCTTACCATAAAGAGTCCCCTGTGGCCCCCTTAGCACCTCAACACGTTCCAGGTCGAAAATGTCAAAAACCTGTGCTGTACGAGCCGCAATATATACGTCATCAACAGAAATAACAGTGGAATCTGATGCAGCAGCACCGTCTTCCTTGGTTCCGATACCACGAATTGCGATTTCAGGTTGACCAACACTGAAGGCGGCAAAAACCAGCCCCGGCGTTCGACTACCAATATCTTCGACGGAAGCAACTCCGTCTTCACGCAGCTCATCACCTGTAAATGCTGAAACAGCCAATGGAGTTTCCTGCAAGCTCTCGCTACGCTTTTGAGCAGTGATGATAATTTGTTCAAATCCACCTTGACTAGCTTCTTCCGCTGCTTCTTCTTGAGCGAACGCTTGTCCTGCCAAAATCGAGCTAATCGCCACAGAAAGAATTAGAGGCTTGGTTGATACAGATTTAGTGCGACTCATAATAATTGCCCTGTGTGTTGTTGACATTACGCCTATCGGTAATGATTTCTATCTATTGTCTATTACCCTTTTTGCTTTTCCTTCAGAACGAGGCAAACTGTTGGGTGCAGTCACCTCGACAGCCGCTGAAATACCAATGTATGTCTTGATTAATTTCGACAGCTCATTTCCTAAATACGACGGATCTTTAGACCCGGCATCATGACTTTGCTCAACCTGAATGTTGACACTATCCATATTGCCGCGTTTAGAGATTTCAATTTGATAATGGGGAGATAACCCCTCTAACTGGCATATTTGTTCTTCGATTTGCGTTGGAAAAACGTTTACACCACGAATAATTAACATGTCGTCACTTCTGCCGGTAATCTTGCCCATACGACGCATAGTACGAGCTGTTCCGGGAAGCAACTTGGTGAGATCACGGGTACGATAGCGAATAACCGGCATCGCGGTTTTGGTCAAACTGGTAAATACCAACTCACCTTCTTCACCATCAGGTAACACTTCGCCCGTGACAGGATCGATAATTTCAGGATAAAAATGGTCTTCCCAAATAGTCGGGCCATCTTTGGTTTCAATACATTCAGAGGCAACGCCCGGCCCCATGACTTCGGACAAACCGTAAATGTCTACCGCATCCATAGACAAGCGACGCTGCATTTCAGTGCGCATGGCTTCTGTCCAGGGTTCTGCACCAAAAATTCCAGTTCTCAAGGAGAGTGAATCTGGGTCAAGCCCTTGTCTGGCAAACTCGTCAGCGATATTCAACATATATGATGGTGTTACCATTATTATGTCCGGATCAAAGTCTTTGATTAACTGCACTTGTTTGGCAGTCTGACCACCAC
Above is a window of Paraneptunicella aestuarii DNA encoding:
- the paaK gene encoding phenylacetate--CoA ligase PaaK encodes the protein MTGNESGLHAIESASIDELRSLQLERLKKTLNHVYENSPVYKAKFDQHGVHPDDLKTLEDLSKFPMTTKADLRDNYPFGMFCVPMEKVVRIHASSGTTGKPTVVGYTQEDIDIWADVVARSIYAAGGRPKDKVHIAYGYGLFTGGLGAHYGAERLGCAVIPMSGGQTAKQVQLIKDFDPDIIMVTPSYMLNIADEFARQGLDPDSLSLRTGIFGAEPWTEAMRTEMQRRLSMDAVDIYGLSEVMGPGVASECIETKDGPTIWEDHFYPEIIDPVTGEVLPDGEEGELVFTSLTKTAMPVIRYRTRDLTKLLPGTARTMRRMGKITGRSDDMLIIRGVNVFPTQIEEQICQLEGLSPHYQIEISKRGNMDSVNIQVEQSHDAGSKDPSYLGNELSKLIKTYIGISAAVEVTAPNSLPRSEGKAKRVIDNR
- a CDS encoding TonB-dependent receptor, producing the protein MSRTKSVSTKPLILSVAISSILAGQAFAQEEAAEEASQGGFEQIIITAQKRSESLQETPLAVSAFTGDELREDGVASVEDIGSRTPGLVFAAFSVGQPEIAIRGIGTKEDGAAASDSTVISVDDVYIAARTAQVFDIFDLERVEVLRGPQGTLYGKNSIGGSINFITSKPTEDVTARGRLTVGEYGRFDLGGMISGGLSENLLGKFSFSNRNYDGHITNIHTGETHDDRETMAWRGQLHYFMTDDLSFVLTVDGADDDIGDTYRVPVGSAGDSVDNNANNPLAVDAAFGSAGNPYLAANDEIGATDRTVEGYALKVNWETEDFTFASITSYRESDFLWWEDSEGLPGLSSFNPAVDPQFGFRRDVTDTAVERTVQFTQELRLVSPGGEKFDWVVGLFYSKEKIDRTESFCIPNCGFNVIPQEQIDYAPGATRIPSNFIISKSIQANDSISWAAYGQGTYKINDDLKLTAGLRYSYEEKDVEFGGDIDDGVVAAGVFIQENFWVTDSDDWGNVSGRVVLDWQAMDDVMIYGSISNGFKSGGYIGSPSTPERAVQSYDEETAINYEIGFKSFLFDSTVKLNTALFYTDYSDLQVTRFAQLADNPTNPFGEFITENAASADIQGLEVEFAWMATDNLEFGGSYAYLDATYKDFTPNVANLAPGGGTLPCAEGDNAVSTNPADGCIPDFSGKTLRQAPENMLHVYARYFHDMGDAGSLKAKVSYRFQDDSFYDPDNNDITVIPDYTLWDAQLSWSDTDDNWLITAWVKNLTDEEYRTHVYSQRNSQIAFANFGAPRTYGVTIEYTF